Genomic segment of Pseudomonas iranensis:
GCGCCAGAGCATGCCGGCCAGACGATGAATCCAGATCGCATGCATGCCGGGGTAGCAGGTCAGGACTTCAAAAGCGTTACGCGCCGCCGGGTCTCGATGGAATACGCTCTGGATATCTTCACGCAAACGCTCAAACATCATTCAATCCTTCCGCTTTAGAAGCTCGCCACGGGCCGCTTTCTGGGTTTCCGTGAGGATGCCACGCAAAATATTCATTTCCGCCCGACTGACCGAGCTGCGTCCGTACAACCGGCGCAGGCGCGCCATCAAGTGCCGTGGTTTTTCCGGGTCGAGGAATTCGATGGCAACCAGCGTCTGCTCCAGGTGCTCATAGAATCGCTCCAGCTCATCCATGGTCGCCAGCTCGGCGCTTTTCACCGAGGCCACTTCTTCTTTCTCAACCTTGCTCGGCTGACCCTGTGCAGCCAGCCAGGCCATGCGCACTTCATAACTCAATACCTGCACCGCCGCCCCGAGGTTCAGCGAACTGAACGTCGGGTCGGAAGGGATGTGCACGTGAAAGTGACATCGCTGCAGCTCTTCATTGGTCAGGCCGGAGTCTTCACGGCCGAACACCAAAGCAATCTCCGCGCCCTGCCCGGCTTCCTCGACCACCTTGTTGCCGCATTCGCGCGGGTCCAGCAGTGGCCAGGGAATGCGCCGGTCGCGGGCGCTGGTGCCGAGCACCAGATTGCAGCCGACCAGAGCATCTTCCAAGGTGGCGACGACTTGCGCGTTTTCAAGGATGTCACCGGCACCGGAGGCGCGGGCGTCGGCCTCGTGGTGCGGGAAGACCCGCGGTTCGACCAGCACCAGTCGCGACAGACCCATGTTTTTCATGGCGCGCGCGGCCCCGCCGATGTTGCCGGGGTGGCTGGTGTTGACCAGGACGACACGAATGTTCTGCAGCAAGGGAGGCGCTCTCGGACACAGGAAAGGGGGGCAAATCTTACAGAACAGCCTACCGTTAAGCTATGAAAGCGAACAGCGTCCTTCACCTGAAGAAAAGTTCTGATAGAATGCGCGGCTTTCTTTAACAACCTTAGGTGACACATCCATGCAGCCCATGCTGAATATCGCGCTGCGCGCCGCCCGCAGCGCCAGTGAACTGATCTTCCGCTCCATCGAGCGCCTGGATACCATCAAGGTCGACGAAAAAGACGCCAAGGATTACGTATCCGAGGTCGATCGCGCCGCTGAACAGAAAATCATCGATGCCCTGCGCAAGGCTTACCCGAATCACTCGATTCAGGGTGAAGAAACCGGCCTGCACGCTGGCACCGGCATCGAAGGCGAAGAGTACCTGTGGATCATCGATCCGCTGGACGGCACCACCAACTTCCTCCGTGGCATTCCGCACTTTGCAGTGAGCATTGCCTGCAAATATCGTGGTCGCCTGGAACACGCAGTGGTTCTGGACCCGGTCCGCCAGGAAGAATTCACCGCCAGCCGTGGTCGCGGCGCTCAACTGAACGGTCGTCGCCTGCGCGTCAGTGGTCGCACCAGCCTCGACGGCGCTCTGCTCGGCACTGGGTTCCCGTTCCGTGACGACCAGATGGACAACCTCGACAACTACCTCGGCATGTTCCGCGCCCTGGTTGGCCAGACTGCCGGCATCCGCCGCGCCGGTTCGGCGAGCCTGGACCTGGCTTACGTGGCTGCCGGTCGTTTCGATGCGTTCTGGGAATCGGGCCTGTCCGAGTGGGACATGGCTGCAGGCGCCCTGCTGATTCAAGAAGCCGGCGGCCTGGTGAGCGATTTCACCGGCGGTCACGACTTCCTGGAAAAAGGCCACATCGTTGCCGGCAACACCAAATGCTTCAAGGCAGTGCTGACGGCGATCCAGCCGCACCTGCCGGCCTCGCTGAAGCGCTAAGCTTTACGCGAAACCAAAAAGCACCCTTCGGGGTGCTTTTTTTGTGCCTGCAATTCCAAACAGCACAATTCCCTGTGGGAGCGAGCCTGCTCGCGAATGGGCGTGCCAGCAAAGTAAATATCAACTGGTAGACCGTATTCGCGAGCAGGCTCGCTCGCACAGGTGAGAATCGCGCGCTGCCCTGAATCGCGGGTATAAAAAAAGCACCCCGCAGGGTGCTTCTTTTCACAACCGTAAATCCTTACTGAGCCGGCTCATTCTGCGACAGGATCAGCTTGCCTTCCTTGTCGACCGGAATCTGGTTGCCCGGATCGCGATCCATCCGCACTTTGCCTTCCTTGCCATCAAGCGAGTAACGCACATCGTAACCGACGACCTTGTCGCTGATGTCATTGACCGTGTTGCAGCGGGTTTGCGTGGTGGTGTAGGTGTCACGCTCCTGCATGCCCTCCTGCACCTTGTTGCCCGCATAACCGCCACCGACCGCACCGGCCACCGTGGCAATCTTCTTGCCGGTACCGCCGCCAATCTGGTTGCCCAGCAAACCACCGGCCAGCGCGCCGACCACGGTACCGGCGATCTGGTGTTGATCTTTTACCGGTGCCTGACGGGTCACCGTTACATCCTTGCATACTTCACGTGGAGTCTTGATCTGTGTCTTGACCGGCTCAACGGCTAATACTTGCGCATACTCAGGGCCGCTTTTAACCAGGCTGTAGGTGGCAACAGCACCCCCGGCTGTGACACCGACAGCACCCAATACCGCACCAACCAGCAACGACTTGTTCACATGAACCTCCTGACCATCACATGCGGGACACGCCCGCGCTTCTCCCAGCCTTGGAGCACAAAAAAAGGCGCGAGTTCAACTCGCGCCTTTTGTTGGCTGACAGCCGGGAAATCGCTGACCGTTATGGACGTTCGTCGACTTCCTTATCGGTGTTGGCCGGAGGAATCAGATCCTCGGTGGTCAGGTTCAGCCAGATCAGCACCACGTTGGCGATGTAGATCGACGAGTAGGTACCCGCCAGTACACCGATGAACAGTGCGATGGAGAAACCGAACAGGTTGTCGCCACCGAAGAACAGCAGCGCCGCGATCGCCAGCAGAGTGGAGATCGAGGTCGCCATGGTGCGCAGCAGGGTCTGGGTGGTCGAGATGTTGATGTTCTCGATCAGCGTCGCCTTGCGCAGCACGCGGAAGTTCTCACGCACCCGGTCGAAAACCACGATGGTGTCGTTCAGCGAGTAACCGATGATCGCCAGCACCGCTGCCAGCACTGTCAGATCGAAAGTGATCTGGAAGTACGAGAGGATACCCACGGTCACGATCACGTCGTGGATCAGCGAGACAATGGCGCCGACCGCAAACTTCCACTGAAAGCGGAACGCCAGGTAGATCAGGATGCCGCCGAGCGCCAGCAGCATGCCGAGGCCGCCCTGGTCGCGCAGCTCTTCACCGACCTGTGGGCCGACGAACTCGACACGCTTGACCGTAGCCGGGTTGTCACCGCCGACCTTTTGAAGCGCTTCCGCTACTTGATGGCCCAACTGCGGGTCTTCACCCGGCATGCGCACCAGCAGATCGGTGGTCGCACCGAAGTTCTGCACCACGGCTTCGTGATAACCGGAAGTCGCCAGTTGCTCGCGCACCTTGGTGACGTCGGCCGGACGCTCGTAGGTCAGCTCGATGAGCGTACCGCCGGTGAAGTCCAGGCCCCAGTTCATGCCCTTGGTGGCGACACTGAACAAGGCAATGACGGTAAGCAGCAATGTGACGCCGAACGCGAAGTTGCGAACGCCCATGAAGTTGATTGTACGTAACATGGCAGCCCCTTAAATCCACAACTTCTTGAAGTCACGTCCGCCAAAGATCAGGTTGACCATTGCGCGGGTCACCATGATGGCCGTGAACATCGAGGTAAAGATCCCGAGGGACATCGTCACTGCGAACCCCTTCACCGGGCCGGTGCCCATGGCGAAGAGAATGCCGCCGACCAGCAACGTGGTCAGGTTGGCGTCGAGAATCGCGGTGAATGCCCGGCCGAAGCCTTCGTTGATTGCCCGCTGCACAGTCATGCCAGCGGCGATCTCTTCACGAATCCGCGAGAAGATCAGTACGTTGGCGTCGACCGCCATACCCATCGTCAGGACGATACCGGCGATACCCGGCAGGGTCAGCGTGGCGCCCAGCAAGGACATCAACGCCAGCAGCAGCACCATGTTCACCGCCAGAGCGACGGTGGCGATGACGCCGAAGAAGCGGTAGATGGCGATGATGAACAGCGATACGAACAGCATGCCCCACAGGGAAGCATCGATACCTTTGGTGATGTTGTCAGCACCCAGGCTCGGACCGATTGTGCGCTCTTCAGCGAAGTACATCGGTGCAGCCAGACCACCGGCACGCAGCAGCAGCGCCAGTTCGGACGACTCGCCCTGACCGTTCAGGCCAGTGATGCGGAATTGCGCACCCAGCGGCGACTGAATGGTCGCCAGGCTGATGATCTTCTTCTCTTCCTTGAACGTCTGCACCGCAACGTCTTTCTCGACGCCATCAACCACTTGCTTGGTGTAAGTGGTGACCGGACGCTGTTCGATGAAGATCACCGCCATGCTGCGACCGACGTTGGAACGGGTCGCGCGGCTCATCAGCTCGCCACCATGACCATCCAGACGGATGTTCACTTCAGGCGTGCCGTGCTCGCCGAAACCGGCCTTGGCGTCGGTGACCTGGTCACCGGTGATGATCAGGCCACGCTCGATCTGCGCTGGCGGACGGTTGCCTTCGCGGAATTCGAACGATTCGGAAGTGGCTTTCGAAGCGCCCGGCTCGGCGGCCAGACGGAACTCAAGGTTGGCCGTCTTGCCGAGAATACGCTTGGCTTCGGCAGTGTCCTGCACGCCCGGCAGCTCAACCACGATGCGGTTGGCGCCCTGACGCTGCACGATCGGTTCGGCAACACCCAGCTCGTTGACGCGGTTACGTACCGTGGTCAGGTTCTGCTTGATGGAGTATTCACGGATTTCCGCCAGCTTGGCCGGGGTCATCGCCAGACGCAGCACCGGTTGACCGTTGAGGTCGGCCGGAACAATGTCGAAATCGTTGAAATTCTTGCGGATCAGCGCACGGGCCTGTTCGCGGGAATCTTCATCGCTGAAGCCCAACTGAATGGCACCGCCCAGTTGCGGCAGGCTGCGATAGCGCAGCTTCTCTTTGCGCAGCAGGCTCTTGACGTCGCCTTCGTAGACTTTCAGGCGCGCATCGAGGGCTTTGTCCATGTCCACTTCGAGCAGGAAGTGCACACCACCGGACAAGTCCAGACCCAGCTTCATCGGGTGCGCACCGAGGTTGCGCAGCCATTGCGGGGTGGTCTGTGCCAGGTTCAGCGCGACGACGTAGTCATCACCCAATGCCTTGCGTACAACGTCCTTGGCCGGCAGCTGATCTTCAGCCTTGCTCAGACGGATCAGACCGCCCTTGCCGCCCGCCGTCAGCGTAGCCGCCTTGACGTTGATGCCGGACTCTTTCAGCGCTGTGCTGACGCGAGCCAGATCGGCGTCATTGACCTGCAGAGCCGTGCTGGCGCCGCTGATCTGAATCGCCGGGTCATCGGGGTAAAGATTGGGAGCGGAATAAATCAGACCGATCGCCAGCACCGCCAGGATCAGAATGTATTTCCACAGAGGGTATTTGTTCAGCATCACGCCGCCCGTTATGAACGCGGGGCGCCTTGCGCGCCCCGTCGATTGAGTAGAAGTTGTTGCTCTTAGATCGCTTTCAGCGTGCCTTTTGGCAGCGTGGCGGCGATGGCGCCTTTCTGGAACTTCATTTCCACGGTGTCGGACACTTCCAGAACCACGAAGTCATCGGCAACCTTGGTGATCTTGCCGGCGATGCCGCCAGTGGTCACGACTTCGTCGCCCTTCTGCAGGCTGCTCAGCAGGTTCTTCTGCTCTTTGGCGCGCTTGGCCTGTGGACGCCAGATCATCAGGTAGAAGATGACCAGGAAGCCGACCAGGAAAATCCACTCGAAGCCGCCGCCCATTGGGCTTGCAGCAGCCGGTGCAGCTGCGTCAGCCATGGCGTTAGAGATAAAAAAGCTCATTTAGCACTCCAGTTGCAAATGTTGAATCTTGGGGTCAGAAAACTCAGTCCAAAGGCGGAACGGGAAGTCCGCGTTTGGCGTAGAAGGCATCGACAAAGGCGGCCAATGTACCCTGTTGAATAGCCTCGCGCAAACCAGCCATCAGCACCTGATAATGGCGCAAGTTATGGATGGTATTGAGCATGCTGCCGAGCATTTCGCCGCACTTGTCCAGGTGATGCAGATAAGCGCGTGAGAAGTTCTGGCAGGTGTAGCAATCGCAGGTCGGATCCAGCGGCGATTCATCATGGCGATGGAACGCGTTACGGATCTTCAGCACACCGGTATCGATGAACAGATGCCCATTGCGGGCATTA
This window contains:
- the trmJ gene encoding tRNA (cytosine(32)/uridine(32)-2'-O)-methyltransferase TrmJ; this encodes MLQNIRVVLVNTSHPGNIGGAARAMKNMGLSRLVLVEPRVFPHHEADARASGAGDILENAQVVATLEDALVGCNLVLGTSARDRRIPWPLLDPRECGNKVVEEAGQGAEIALVFGREDSGLTNEELQRCHFHVHIPSDPTFSSLNLGAAVQVLSYEVRMAWLAAQGQPSKVEKEEVASVKSAELATMDELERFYEHLEQTLVAIEFLDPEKPRHLMARLRRLYGRSSVSRAEMNILRGILTETQKAARGELLKRKD
- the suhB gene encoding type III secretion system regulator SuhB encodes the protein MQPMLNIALRAARSASELIFRSIERLDTIKVDEKDAKDYVSEVDRAAEQKIIDALRKAYPNHSIQGEETGLHAGTGIEGEEYLWIIDPLDGTTNFLRGIPHFAVSIACKYRGRLEHAVVLDPVRQEEFTASRGRGAQLNGRRLRVSGRTSLDGALLGTGFPFRDDQMDNLDNYLGMFRALVGQTAGIRRAGSASLDLAYVAAGRFDAFWESGLSEWDMAAGALLIQEAGGLVSDFTGGHDFLEKGHIVAGNTKCFKAVLTAIQPHLPASLKR
- a CDS encoding glycine zipper 2TM domain-containing protein; the encoded protein is MNKSLLVGAVLGAVGVTAGGAVATYSLVKSGPEYAQVLAVEPVKTQIKTPREVCKDVTVTRQAPVKDQHQIAGTVVGALAGGLLGNQIGGGTGKKIATVAGAVGGGYAGNKVQEGMQERDTYTTTQTRCNTVNDISDKVVGYDVRYSLDGKEGKVRMDRDPGNQIPVDKEGKLILSQNEPAQ
- the secF gene encoding protein translocase subunit SecF is translated as MLRTINFMGVRNFAFGVTLLLTVIALFSVATKGMNWGLDFTGGTLIELTYERPADVTKVREQLATSGYHEAVVQNFGATTDLLVRMPGEDPQLGHQVAEALQKVGGDNPATVKRVEFVGPQVGEELRDQGGLGMLLALGGILIYLAFRFQWKFAVGAIVSLIHDVIVTVGILSYFQITFDLTVLAAVLAIIGYSLNDTIVVFDRVRENFRVLRKATLIENINISTTQTLLRTMATSISTLLAIAALLFFGGDNLFGFSIALFIGVLAGTYSSIYIANVVLIWLNLTTEDLIPPANTDKEVDERP
- the secD gene encoding protein translocase subunit SecD, with product MLNKYPLWKYILILAVLAIGLIYSAPNLYPDDPAIQISGASTALQVNDADLARVSTALKESGINVKAATLTAGGKGGLIRLSKAEDQLPAKDVVRKALGDDYVVALNLAQTTPQWLRNLGAHPMKLGLDLSGGVHFLLEVDMDKALDARLKVYEGDVKSLLRKEKLRYRSLPQLGGAIQLGFSDEDSREQARALIRKNFNDFDIVPADLNGQPVLRLAMTPAKLAEIREYSIKQNLTTVRNRVNELGVAEPIVQRQGANRIVVELPGVQDTAEAKRILGKTANLEFRLAAEPGASKATSESFEFREGNRPPAQIERGLIITGDQVTDAKAGFGEHGTPEVNIRLDGHGGELMSRATRSNVGRSMAVIFIEQRPVTTYTKQVVDGVEKDVAVQTFKEEKKIISLATIQSPLGAQFRITGLNGQGESSELALLLRAGGLAAPMYFAEERTIGPSLGADNITKGIDASLWGMLFVSLFIIAIYRFFGVIATVALAVNMVLLLALMSLLGATLTLPGIAGIVLTMGMAVDANVLIFSRIREEIAAGMTVQRAINEGFGRAFTAILDANLTTLLVGGILFAMGTGPVKGFAVTMSLGIFTSMFTAIMVTRAMVNLIFGGRDFKKLWI
- the yajC gene encoding preprotein translocase subunit YajC, with amino-acid sequence MSFFISNAMADAAAPAAASPMGGGFEWIFLVGFLVIFYLMIWRPQAKRAKEQKNLLSSLQKGDEVVTTGGIAGKITKVADDFVVLEVSDTVEMKFQKGAIAATLPKGTLKAI